The DNA sequence AAAACCATCAGAGTCGGCGCCGTTCAGGCTGAGCCTGTCTGGTTCGATCTCGACGGATGCGTTGACAAGACCATTCAGCTCATCaaccaagctgctgccgatgGCGTCCAAGTCCTTGGCTTCCCCGAGGCGTGGATTCCAGGTTACCCATGGTAAATCGCCTGAGCATAGATGACCTTCTCCTGTCTAATGACTCCATCTGCTAACACTGCGAGTTGTCTGGAACGTAGGCAGATGCGAGTCACTGCGCCAACCATGCAGTCGATGTGGGTTCCTCAATATCAGGCAAACTCCATGGCCAGAGACTCGCCTCAGATGAAGCGCATTCAGGCGGCCGTCAAAAAGGCCGGCATGTTCATCGTGCTTGGCTACAGCGAGCGCGACGGAGCCAGCATTTACCTCGCACAGGCTTTTATCTCGCCTGACGGGGAGATTGTCCTCAATCGTCGCAAGATCAAGCCTACTCACGCAGAGCGGACTATATGGGGCGAGGGTCAAGCCGAATCCCTGAAAACTGTTGTAGACTCGCCGTTTGGTAAGATTGGCGGTCTCAACTGCTGGGAGCATCTGCAGCCTTTGCTGCGCTATTACGAATACACGCAAGGTGTCCAAATTCATGTCTCGAGTTGGCCATCCATGTTCGTGATGCCAGATGCTGAAAAGATTGCCTGGCCCTACCATGATACTGGTGAGGCAGACCAGCGCATCAGCCAGAACATGGCCATGGAGGGGCAAGCTTTTGTCATCTGTTCATCGCAGATTTTAACAGAAGAGGGCTTGGCAAAGAATAGCTTGTTGGCAGGAAATCCCGTCACCAAAGTGGTATGTCAAAACTTGAGGTGGTCCGTTTTATATACAAACGACGTACGCTGACAATAACTAgcctggcggcggcttctctcAAATCTTCGGCCCCGACGGAAGGGCACTGTGCGAACCGATCGGCGATGGCGAAGAGGCAATCCTCAAGGCCGATATATCTCTAAGCGATATCACCAAAGCTAAAATATCCATCGACGTTGTTGGCCATTCTGCTCGGCCAGATATGCTCAGCCTCTTGGTCAATCTAAAGGCGGGCAAACTCGTGACGACGATGGATATGTAGACAAGGAATCGACTTGGTCGGACGGTGTGATTAGAGTAGTAAAATTAAGTATCTGTATTAAATAAACCAAGGTACCGCTGTTTCGTAATTGACAAATTCCCACCATTTCATGCGATTCGTGTACGTAGAGTCGGCCTGTAGATCATAGTGCTTCCAACAGGTCTCGATAAGATTGCGCATCACCCGGATGTTGCCAATGTTTCTCACATTATTCATCAAATCCAGGATCCGTAGAATTCTGATGCGCTGTTCATCTGTGTGGCACTCGCAAGCCGCCATGAATATTGGCCACGGGCTTGTGGCCACCCCCAGGCGTTCTAAGATATCGAACGCCTCTTCCAAATAAGTTGTTTTCTGGTCTTCGTCCCCGGGCAGAGGGACAACATGAACGAGATACAGCAGAGTCGCTATGCGGTAAAGTTCTGCGGTAGCCAAGATGCGTGTGCGCCGTGCGGGAGCCTCGCCGGTGTCTCCCGCAGGATCGAGTCTTTGGACAATATTGTGTAGCGTGTGCTCCAGTTCGAATCGTTGCTGGATCAGCTTGGGGGACATTGGTTCGATTTCCTTTGTCATGATGCCTATGCGAAGCTTGTTCACTCTGTGAATAATGGCAATCACCTCCAACGAGCATCCCAAAGCTCCAAGAATCTGCAACGACTTGGATTAGCTCGATGtagatttataaaaaagtagtGTCAAAGACTGACCAAAGTCGCATCACAGTTGGAAGATCCCAGCAGGAAAAGAATATCAAGGCAATTGTTGGCTTGTCGAagtggctggctgaagcAGGCTAATACTTCATGATACAAGAACCAGGTGAAGAGAAAGTCGGCTTTGATGTGTCTCCGGTGCTCCGGGTATAGCCCTTCCAACATGTATTTCGCTCCATCGAGGTGCGTCGTCCAGTTACCGTCGGTCTCATCAAAAACCTAACATATCCAGTTAGTGTCAACAGGCCAGGAGCCTatccttccttcttcacttACACTGTAGATACACAGCATCATAGATGCAGCAAACTGCGTCTCGTTTAGATCGATTGATTTCGTTTCACTCCCCGGAGTTAAGGAGGCGGACAGATAGCGGACAGCGTTTGTCTTATACGTCAACGCAGATTCGGCACCACTGTGATGGAAAGCAGAAACGGCCATCATGGAGTTCCACAGGGCTTTCGTGGCACTATCTCCCCGAGATAACACCATTTGGACAAGATCGGTTCGGAAGCCATTCTGAACTTGCGTGGTCGATATCATGGGGGCAATAACGCGCTCATCTGGTTCATGTCAGTTCATCGCTCTATCAAGCATGTTGTTTAACGCTCTTACAGTATGACATAAACatggcatcttggccaatcATCGAGGGATAGAGATTGAGAGCTCGGCCGGGCTTCGTGATGGGTCTCGTAACCAGCGCATTATAAGAGCTAGGATTCAGTGACGACGCCACATCGTGGTTTGTAACATTTAAGAAATGCAGTCCGTAAGTATcagacagctccagcggGTTCTCAGGCGGTGTATAGACTACAAAGCCGCTGTCCTTGCGCCTGCCATCATGGCGATCCGGCCAAAGCAGACGAACACCATAGCCCAAGCATCGTCTGCCGGTGCGAGTGCAGTTGTGGCACACTGGCAGACCCCTGTCGCACCCTATTTTCCGCTCTTTGCCGCTGTCAGTAACTCGCACGGACGCGCCAAAGTCCCACAAGCCGAAAAACTCACGTTTACATGTCCAGCAGCCTTGTTTGGCCTTCATATCTTCTAGGCCAAAGCCAGACGACCTTGCCCAGAACTGGATGTCTTTTGCATTGTAGCTCACCTAGTGGATAGGCGAGTGATTCTCAAACTACATAGCAGCAGAGAGAGTTGCAACCGTACGAAGAAATAGTGGCACGAGTCGCAATCTGACTACATCCGCCGGCCTCCGCTTTCAGGAGCTGAAACGAGCCAAGGGCTATCAATATTCCGATCCCCGAAACTCGTAACGGCTAGTCTAAGCCCCGTTGCTCTTCAGGCCTCTGATCCTTTGGCTGCAACATGGCAGACGTGCCTTGCAGGGGCATTCCTGATCCTAGCAGTATGTGGTACAGTAGTATACGAattttatatacatatatgg is a window from the Trichoderma atroviride chromosome 5, complete sequence genome containing:
- a CDS encoding uncharacterized protein (EggNog:ENOG41); translation: MDTAARDEKTIRVGAVQAEPVWFDLDGCVDKTIQLINQAAADGVQVLGFPEAWIPGYPWQMRVTAPTMQSMWVPQYQANSMARDSPQMKRIQAAVKKAGMFIVLGYSERDGASIYLAQAFISPDGEIVLNRRKIKPTHAERTIWGEGQAESLKTVVDSPFGKIGGLNCWEHLQPLLRYYEYTQGVQIHVSSWPSMFVMPDAEKIAWPYHDTGEADQRISQNMAMEGQAFVICSSQILTEEGLAKNSLLAGNPVTKVVCQNLRWSVLYTNDVR
- a CDS encoding uncharacterized protein (EggNog:ENOG41) codes for the protein MKAKQGCWTCKQRKIGCDRGLPVCHNCTRTGRRCLGYGVRLLWPDRHDGRRKDSGFVVYTPPENPLELSDTYGLHFLNVTNHDVASSLNPSSYNALVTRPITKPGRALNLYPSMIGQDAMFMSYYERVIAPMISTTQVQNGFRTDLVQMVLSRGDSATKALWNSMMAVSAFHHSGAESALTYKTNAVRYLSASLTPGSETKSIDLNETQFAASMMLCIYSVFDETDGNWTTHLDGAKYMLEGLYPEHRRHIKADFLFTWFLYHEVLACFSQPLRQANNCLDILFLLGSSNCDATLILGALGCSLEVIAIIHRVNKLRIGIMTKEIEPMSPKLIQQRFELEHTLHNIVQRLDPAGDTGEAPARRTRILATAELYRIATLLYLVHVVPLPGDEDQKTTYLEEAFDILERLGVATSPWPIFMAACECHTDEQRIRILRILDLMNNVRNIGNIRVMRNLIETCWKHYDLQADSTYTNRMKWWEFVNYETAVPWFI